The Deinococcus detaillensis genome includes a window with the following:
- a CDS encoding endonuclease V produces MLAYVDVDYRSDGSARTAAMLFEAWSDAQETKLILHTTPQVAAYQPRAFYLRELPCLLPVLGPLADQLEVVVVDGYVTLDAAGQPGLGWHLFEALGQHVAVIGVGKTAFRGSPHALPVQRGNSQRPLFVTAAGISALRAASLIKQMAGPHRFPSLLKRVDQACGTSH; encoded by the coding sequence ATGCTGGCCTACGTAGATGTCGATTACCGTTCAGATGGCAGCGCCCGCACCGCTGCCATGCTGTTCGAGGCGTGGTCAGACGCTCAGGAAACCAAACTTATTTTGCACACCACGCCGCAAGTGGCTGCCTATCAGCCACGAGCGTTTTACCTACGCGAATTGCCGTGTCTTTTACCGGTGCTTGGGCCTTTGGCTGACCAGCTTGAGGTCGTGGTCGTTGACGGCTACGTGACCCTGGACGCCGCTGGGCAACCCGGCTTGGGCTGGCATCTTTTTGAGGCGCTTGGGCAACATGTAGCGGTGATTGGAGTGGGCAAAACTGCGTTCCGAGGCTCGCCGCACGCGCTGCCAGTCCAGCGGGGCAACAGTCAGCGCCCGCTGTTTGTTACGGCGGCTGGCATAAGTGCGCTGCGGGCCGCCAGCTTGATTAAGCAGATGGCCGGGCCGCACCGCTTTCCCAGTTTGCTCAAAAGGGTCGACCAAGCCTGCGGTACCAGCCATTGA
- a CDS encoding YqhA family protein produces MWLLCTYTHTDDHPTRIHFSNSSSTDRPPTPFSRAIGRSRYIVLLAVASVLLVALALFLIGIVQAVMGIWGAGTSVINGIGKGHFEAITLTISFLEIVSTMLKAVVFYIIGVGLYSLFIAPLNLTVSLGVETLHDLEEKIVSVVIVILAVTFLEHLVRWQNPLETLEFGAALSLVITALVFFQRHGHQAKIAQQTKAPDVTARAKKELFEEDTEQHAISEEEMEGKTQNEAEEQTAD; encoded by the coding sequence ATCTGGCTTCTTTGCACATACACTCACACCGATGACCACCCAACCCGAATCCACTTTTCCAACAGTTCCAGCACTGACCGTCCCCCCACCCCATTTAGCCGCGCCATTGGCCGTTCGCGCTATATCGTGCTGCTGGCGGTCGCCTCGGTGTTGCTGGTGGCATTGGCACTGTTTTTAATTGGCATCGTGCAAGCTGTCATGGGCATCTGGGGAGCAGGTACAAGTGTGATTAATGGCATCGGCAAAGGGCACTTTGAAGCGATCACATTGACCATTTCTTTTTTGGAAATCGTCAGCACTATGCTTAAAGCAGTGGTGTTCTATATTATCGGTGTCGGTTTGTACAGCTTATTTATTGCGCCGCTCAATTTGACGGTTTCGTTGGGTGTAGAGACGCTACACGATTTGGAAGAAAAGATCGTCAGCGTGGTCATTGTGATTCTGGCAGTTACTTTTCTAGAACATTTGGTGCGCTGGCAAAATCCCCTAGAAACTTTAGAATTTGGGGCAGCTTTAAGTCTTGTCATCACCGCTTTGGTCTTTTTTCAGCGGCACGGTCACCAAGCCAAAATTGCTCAGCAAACCAAAGCTCCTGACGTGACAGCCCGCGCCAAAAAAGAACTGTTCGAGGAAGACACCGAGCAGCATGCCATCAGTGAAGAAGAGATGGAAGGCAAGACGCAAAATGAAGCGGAGGAGCAGACCGCCGATTGA
- the lysW gene encoding lysine biosynthesis protein LysW, translating to MATIKFESPESGAIIELENPELGELVIDEDTGAELEVVSLEPPRLAPAPQEAEDWGE from the coding sequence ATGGCAACCATCAAATTTGAAAGCCCCGAAAGCGGCGCGATCATTGAACTCGAAAATCCCGAACTCGGTGAATTGGTTATTGACGAAGACACCGGCGCAGAGCTTGAAGTCGTCAGCCTCGAACCCCCACGCCTCGCACCGGCTCCGCAAGAAGCCGAGGACTGGGGGGAATAA
- a CDS encoding zinc ribbon domain-containing protein, whose protein sequence is MAILEIDCPICGEVLELSDEDRTELEVGDAIVCENCNAEMEVTRNAEQEFEVELLGILTTCPNCAEEFDVTEEMLAAAPTLQNGGGEEVSLVRCPHCQAAVELSFEEQAEA, encoded by the coding sequence ATGGCGATTTTGGAAATTGACTGCCCCATCTGCGGGGAAGTGCTGGAACTCAGCGACGAGGACAGAACCGAGCTCGAAGTCGGTGACGCGATTGTCTGCGAAAATTGCAACGCTGAAATGGAAGTGACCCGCAACGCCGAGCAAGAATTTGAAGTGGAACTGCTGGGCATTTTGACCACCTGTCCCAACTGCGCCGAAGAATTCGACGTGACCGAGGAGATGCTTGCCGCCGCGCCCACATTGCAAAACGGGGGCGGCGAGGAGGTCAGTTTGGTGCGCTGCCCGCACTGCCAAGCGGCAGTAGAACTGTCGTTCGAGGAGCAAGCGGAAGCCTAG
- a CDS encoding Lrp/AsnC family transcriptional regulator, whose translation MKHFGQTLDPLDQRILEEVQEDARLSMRELGRRVGLSAPAVTERVRRLEEGGVILGYGARIASKPLGRAITAFVGVQGSGKRDPELVRWAQDNDGVLECHSVTGDNSCILKVALPDVAALEHLLDELIQMGFTCDTSIVLSSPLEGKRLTLPKQV comes from the coding sequence ATGAAGCACTTCGGCCAAACCCTTGACCCCTTGGATCAGCGCATTTTAGAAGAAGTTCAGGAAGACGCCCGCTTGTCGATGCGCGAGCTGGGGCGGCGGGTGGGCTTGTCGGCCCCTGCCGTTACCGAGCGGGTGCGGCGCTTGGAAGAGGGCGGCGTGATTTTGGGCTACGGCGCACGCATCGCCAGCAAGCCGCTAGGCCGCGCCATCACCGCCTTTGTGGGGGTGCAGGGCAGCGGCAAGCGCGATCCTGAATTGGTGCGCTGGGCGCAGGACAATGACGGCGTGCTGGAATGCCACTCGGTGACGGGCGATAATTCCTGCATTCTCAAAGTGGCCCTGCCGGACGTGGCCGCGCTCGAACATCTGCTTGACGAGCTGATTCAAATGGGTTTTACCTGCGACACCTCTATCGTGCTGAGCAGTCCGCTGGAAGGCAAGCGGCTGACTTTGCCCAAACAAGTCTGA
- a CDS encoding MazG-like family protein, which yields MDLDALGSSVRQEFGNHLAVGVEIRFQMLVSELGELAKEVIKASAYGTQAFGVTPGFREELGDVLVDLALLSEAANLNLSECADLTLSKMRQRLAEHGRVDSETA from the coding sequence ATGGATTTAGATGCTCTCGGTTCCAGCGTGCGGCAAGAATTCGGCAATCATTTGGCGGTGGGCGTGGAAATCCGTTTTCAGATGCTGGTTTCGGAACTGGGCGAACTCGCCAAGGAAGTCATCAAAGCCAGTGCTTACGGTACGCAGGCGTTTGGCGTCACGCCCGGCTTCAGAGAAGAACTCGGCGACGTGCTGGTTGACCTCGCCCTGCTCTCCGAAGCGGCAAATCTCAATCTCAGTGAGTGCGCCGACTTGACGCTGAGTAAGATGCGGCAGCGGCTCGCTGAGCATGGGCGCGTGGACAGCGAAACGGCATGA
- a CDS encoding LeuD/DmdB family oxidoreductase small subunit, with amino-acid sequence MPRIWKFGDSVNTDDILPGKFAPFMAGEDVFQTFAFHYIRPEFAAEVRPGDLLIGGKNWGLGSSREYAPAALKKLQVGGIIAPSFARIHYRNLLNLGIPAFEADLMSVLQDGDEVNLDLTTGELRRGAEVFQLPPAPEFLREALSEGSILDFYKKHQRFPGEKA; translated from the coding sequence ATGCCACGCATCTGGAAATTTGGCGACTCGGTCAACACCGATGACATCCTCCCCGGCAAATTCGCGCCGTTTATGGCCGGCGAGGACGTGTTTCAAACCTTTGCCTTTCACTATATCCGCCCCGAATTCGCCGCCGAAGTCCGGCCCGGCGACCTCCTGATCGGGGGCAAAAACTGGGGCCTGGGCAGCAGCCGCGAGTACGCTCCCGCCGCGCTCAAAAAGCTGCAAGTCGGCGGCATTATCGCGCCGAGTTTTGCCCGCATCCATTACCGCAATTTGCTGAATCTGGGCATTCCCGCCTTTGAAGCCGATTTGATGAGCGTCCTCCAAGACGGGGACGAAGTGAACTTAGACCTGACCACCGGCGAACTCCGGCGTGGCGCGGAGGTTTTTCAGCTCCCCCCCGCCCCAGAATTTCTGCGCGAGGCGCTGAGCGAAGGCAGCATTCTGGACTTTTACAAAAAGCACCAGCGCTTTCCCGGCGAGAAGGCCTGA
- a CDS encoding NUDIX hydrolase: MNAFLKNSAGGLLIPRRTAHKAHFPSALDFSVGGGVQASETYDDALRREVREELGVDVDALGFKLLAEFSPHHTNLSSFMHVYEMLTDDTPTLNPDDFSSAEWLRPTELRRRLHTGESAKGNLLKVLNLLYR; encoded by the coding sequence GTGAATGCCTTCCTTAAAAACAGCGCGGGCGGTTTACTGATTCCACGGCGCACCGCCCACAAAGCCCATTTTCCCAGCGCCCTCGATTTCAGTGTGGGCGGCGGCGTGCAGGCGAGTGAAACGTACGACGATGCCCTGCGCCGCGAGGTACGCGAAGAATTGGGGGTAGATGTGGACGCGCTCGGCTTCAAGCTGCTGGCCGAGTTCAGCCCGCATCACACCAATCTGAGCAGCTTTATGCACGTCTACGAAATGCTGACCGACGACACGCCCACGCTCAACCCAGATGACTTTTCCAGCGCGGAGTGGCTGAGGCCCACCGAGTTGCGCCGCCGCTTGCACACGGGCGAGTCGGCCAAAGGCAATCTGCTGAAAGTACTGAACTTACTTTATCGCTGA
- the lysX gene encoding lysine biosynthesis protein LysX, with protein MAELAIIYDRVRPDEKMLFEALDELGVPYDKVFAPQLSVTFGQPVPWKVALERCVSQSRGHAITRALEGLGVRVINPSHVIELCGDKLATNAVMAQAGLPTPKTGVAFTAESALALIDEIGYPVVMKPTVGSWGRMVSKLNDRDAAEAVIEHKEVLGGPQHQIFYVQELIQKPERDIRAFVVGGECIGAIYRTSEHWITNTARGAKASKCEVTPEIADLALRAAKAVNGEIVAIDLVEDPRASNEWGGLLIIEINHTMEFKNSVSTTGVNIPKLMGEYAIKQLPQQVGA; from the coding sequence ATGGCCGAACTCGCCATCATTTATGACCGCGTACGCCCCGACGAAAAAATGCTGTTTGAAGCACTGGACGAACTCGGCGTGCCTTACGACAAGGTTTTCGCGCCGCAACTGAGCGTCACCTTTGGTCAGCCGGTGCCGTGGAAGGTGGCTTTAGAGCGCTGCGTTTCGCAGTCTCGCGGCCACGCCATCACGCGGGCGCTGGAAGGCTTGGGCGTGCGGGTGATCAACCCCTCTCACGTCATTGAGCTGTGCGGCGACAAGCTGGCCACCAACGCGGTGATGGCACAGGCCGGACTGCCGACGCCCAAGACGGGGGTGGCCTTTACCGCCGAGAGCGCTTTGGCACTCATTGACGAAATCGGCTACCCGGTGGTCATGAAACCGACGGTGGGCAGTTGGGGCCGGATGGTCAGCAAGCTCAACGACCGCGACGCTGCCGAGGCCGTGATCGAGCACAAAGAGGTGCTGGGCGGCCCGCAACACCAGATTTTCTATGTGCAGGAGCTGATCCAAAAGCCTGAACGCGACATCCGCGCCTTCGTGGTGGGCGGCGAGTGCATCGGAGCGATTTACCGCACCAGTGAACACTGGATTACCAACACCGCCAGAGGTGCAAAAGCCAGCAAGTGTGAAGTCACGCCGGAGATCGCGGATCTGGCTCTGCGGGCCGCCAAAGCGGTGAACGGCGAAATCGTGGCGATTGATTTGGTGGAAGACCCCCGTGCTTCTAATGAGTGGGGGGGCTTACTGATTATTGAAATCAATCACACCATGGAATTCAAAAACTCGGTCAGCACCACCGGCGTCAATATTCCCAAATTGATGGGCGAGTACGCCATCAAGCAGTTGCCACAGCAAGTGGGCGCTTAA